In Papaver somniferum cultivar HN1 chromosome 1, ASM357369v1, whole genome shotgun sequence, a genomic segment contains:
- the LOC113300015 gene encoding CSC1-like protein ERD4, translating into MNFNSFLTSLGTSCIIFVVLMLLFAWLSKNPSNHVIYYPSRILRGLEPTESAKTRNPFTWIVECLKSTEEDIVATSGVDTAVYFVFLSTVLGILVISGVVLLPVLLPLAATERIAKPSETTSNGTFNNLDKLAMGNIRNKSPRLWAFLLGTYWVSIVTLFMLFKAYRHVQNLRAKALSSPEGKPEQYAILVRDLPPLEPGQNRKEQVDSYFRKLHPETFYKSMVVTNNKELDKIWEELDGYRQKLVRAEAIFASSKEKNPEGTRPMHKIGFLGLLGEKVDTIEYCNKKIAELGPKWVSEQKTTMTDKQEDASLVFFTSRSAAVSAGQTIHAVKLDTWTVMEAPEPRQLVWGNLPINFFHREIRQYIVYAIVAVTIFFYMIPITFISAFTTLDNLKKLLPFMKVIVDIPALKTVLEAFLPQLALLLFLMLLPRFLMFLSKTEGIPEESHIIRASAGKYFYFSVLNVFLGVTLGGTLFRTFKTIQHQPDMIIELLGDGLPDNATFFLTFVALRFFVGYGLEISRLFPLIVFHIKKKFLCKTEADVKAAWAPGDFSYATRVPNDMLIITITLCYSVIAPLIIPFSAVYFGLGWLIQRNQALKVYMPRYESYGRMWPHIHTRILAALIIYQIAMIGYFGIKKFPYSILLIPLPISSLVFSFVCSKKFYASFASTPLEVVCNDKKSDTDMDAIFKSYVPSCLGSEKFENVGHVSHYADILSEQI; encoded by the exons atgaatttcAATTCGTTTTTAACATCACTAGGAACATCATGTATAATATTTGTGGTTCTGATGTTATTATTTGCTTGGCTttcaaaaaacccatcaaatcatgtgatttattatccaAGTAGGATTCTTAGAGGGTTAGAACCAACAGAAAGTGCAAAAACTAGAAATCCCTTTACATGGATAGTAGAATGTTTGAAATCAACAGAAGAAGATATTGTTGCTACCTCTGGTGTTGATACTGCTGTTTACTTCGTCTTCTTAAGCACTG TGTTGGGGATACTGGTGATTTCTGGTGTGGTGTTGCTCCCGGTGCTTTTACCTCTTGCTGCTACGGAGCGTATTGCTAAACCATCTGAGACTACTAGCAATGGGACCTTCAACAACCTTGACAAGCTTGCGATGGGAAACATCAGA AATAAAAGTCCTAGGTTGTGGGCGTTCTTGTTGGGCACCTACTGGGTTTCCATCGTTACACTTTTCATGCTGTTTAAAGCATACAGACATGTTCAAAACCTGAGAGCTAAAGCTTTAAGTTCCCCTGAAGGGAAACCTGAACAATATGCCATTCTTGTTAGAGACCTTCCCCCGCTTGAGCCGGGTCAAAACCGAAAAGAACAAGTTGATTCGTACTTCCGGAAACTTCATCCAGAAACGTTTTATAAATCAATGGTTGTCACCaacaacaaagag ctcgATAAAATTTGggaagagttggatggttacagGCAGAAGCTTGTCCGCGCCGAAGCTATTTTTGCTTCCTCGAAAGAAAAGAATCCGGAGGGAACAAGACCCATGCACAAAATTGGCTTCCTTGGTCTGTTGGGAGAAAAAGTAGACACAATAGAGTACTGCAATAAGAAGATTGCTGAATTGGGCCCCAAATGGGTATCCGAACAGAAGACCACAATGACTGATAAGCAAGAAGATGCATCTCTAGTCTTCTTTACCAGCAGGTCTGCAGCTGTCTCTGCAGGTCAGACTATTCATGCTGTAAAGCTCGACACATGGACTGTGATGGAAGCTCCCGAACCCCGACAACTTGTATGGGGCAATCTTCCAATAAACTTTTTTCACAGAGAAATACGTCAATACATAGTTTACGCAATTGTGGCTGTGACCATATTCTTCTACATGATCCCTATTACTTTTATATCTGCATTCACGACACTAGACAATTTGAAGAAGCTTCTCCCATTCATGAAGGTAATCGTCGATATTCCAGCACTTAAAACAGTGCTAGAAGCTTTTCTGCCTCAGCTTGCACTCCTTCTATTCTTGATGCTACTTCCGAGGTTCCTTATGTTCCTCTCGAAGACCGAAGGGATCCCTGAAGAAAGTCACATCATTAGAGCGAGCGCTGGAAAATATTTCTATTTCTCGGTGTTAAATGTTTTTCTCGGTGTTACATTAGGTGGAACCTTGTTCCGTACGTTTAAGACTATTCAGCATCAGCCCGACATGATCATAGAGCTGTTAGGAGATGGCCTTCCAGACAATGCAACCTTCTTCCTCACTTTTGTGGCTTTGAG GTTTTTTGTCGGCTATGGCCTTGAGATTTCAAGGTTGTTTCCTTTGATTGTTTTCCACATTAAGAAGAAGTTTCTGTGCAAGACTGAGGCAGATGTGAAAGCAGCTTGGGCTCCTGGAGATTTCAGCTATGCGACTAGGGTTCCTAATGACATGCTGATCATCACAATTACCCTCTGCTACTCTGTAATAGCGCCACTAATCATTCCCTTCAGTGCTGTATACTTTGGCCTTGGATGGCTTATTCAACGGAATCAG GCACTGAAAGTTTACATGCCGAGATATGAGAGCTACGGAAGAATGTGGCCTCACATACACACTCGCATTCTCGCTGCACTAATTATCTATCAAATTGCCATGATAGGTTATTTTGGAATCAAGAAATTTCCATACAGTATCCTACTCATCCCCCTTCCCATATCATCCTTGGTGTTTTCTTTCGTTTGTTCGAAGAAATTCTACGCTTCATTTGCCTCCACTCCTCTTGAAGTTGTCTGTAACGATAAAAAGTCGGATACTGATATGGACGCCATCTTCAAGTCTTACGTTCCATCATGTCTGGGTTCGGAGAAGTTTGAAAATGTGGGTCATGTTTCCCATTATGCAGACATTCTCTCTGAACAAATCTAA
- the LOC113300024 gene encoding tyrosine/DOPA decarboxylase 1-like encodes MGSLPSDSLETLSLCSQNPLDHDEFRRQGHMIIDFLADYYKNVESYPVRSQVEPGYLSKRLPESAPNDSESIETILQDVTNDIIPGLTHWQSPNYFAYFPSSGSVAGFLGEMLSTGFNVVGFNWMSSPAATELESVVMNWLGQMLNLPKSFLFSSDDNAGSSGGGVLQGTTCEAILCTLTAARDKMLNKIGRENINKLVVYASDQTHCALQKAAQIAGINPKNFRAIKTSKATEFGLSPDSLQSTITADIESGLVPLFLCATVGTTSSTAVDPIGPLCDVAKKYGIWVHVDAAYAGSACICPEFRHFIDGVEEADSFSLNAHKWFFTTLDCCCLWVKDSGALVKALSTNPEYLKNKATESKQVIDYKDWQVALSRRFRSMKLWLVLRSYGVANLRSFLRSHVKMAKYFQRLIGMDKRFEIVVPRTFAMVCFRIKPAAIFPHEGENGGEVYLIENQVNDINAKLLESVNASGKIYMTHAVVGGVYMIRFAVGATLTEERHVTSAWKVVQEHTDALLGELNGNTTNLGFLD; translated from the coding sequence AtgggtagtcttccatctgatagccttgaaacattatcattatgtTCTCAAAATCCACTAGACCATGATGAGTTCAGAAGACAAGGTCACATGATCATTGATTTCCTGGCCGATTATTACAAAAATGTTGAAAGTTATCCAGTCAGAAGCCAAGTCGAACCTGGTTATCTCAGCAAACGACTACCTGAATCGGCTCCAAACgattctgaatccatagaaaccaTTCTTCAAGATGTCACAAATGATATTATCCCTGGTCTTACTCATTGGCAGAGTCCAAATTACTTTGCTTATTTTCCTTCTAGTGGTTCTGTTGCCGGATTCCTTGGGGAAATGCTTAGCACTGGATTTAATGTCGTTGGCTTCAATTGGATGTCATCACCAGCTGCAACGGAGTTGGAAAGTGTTGTTATGAATTGGCTCGGACAGATGCTTAACCTTCCAAAATCATTCCTCTTCTCATCAGATGATAATGCAGGAAGTTCAGGTGGAGGAGTTTTGCAAGGGACTACCTGTGAAGCAATTTTATGTACATTGACTGCAGCAAGAGATAAAATGCTGAACAAAATCGGTAGAGAGAATATCAATAAGCTAGTTGTTTACGCTTCTGATCAAACTCATTGTGCACTTCAAAAGGCTGCTCAAATTGCTGGTATAAATCCTAAGAACTTCCGTGCTATCAAGACGTCCAAGGCTACCGAGTTCGGGCTCTCTCCAGATTCTCTCCAATCAACAATTACCGCTGATATAGAATCCGGGTTAGTTCCACTTTTTCTTTGTGCTACCGTCGGTACTACATCATCGACGGCAGTGGACCCAATAGGGCCACTTTGCGATGTTGCAAAGAAGTACGGTATTTGGGTTCACGTAGATGCTGCTTACGCTGGCAGTGCTTGCATTTGCCCAGAGTTTAGGCACTTCATAGATGGTGTCGAGGAGGCGGACTCATTTAGTCTTAATGCACACAAATGGTTCTTCACTACTTTGGATTGCTGTTGTTTATGGGTTAAAGACTCTGGTGCTCTGGTTAAGGCCTTATCAACCAACCCTGAGTATTTGAAGAACAAGGCAACTGAATCGAAACAAGTTATTGACTACAAAGATTGGCAAGTAGCACTAAGCAGAAGATTTAGATCAATGAAGCTTTGGTTAGTACTTCGCAGTTATGGAGTTGCTAACTTAAGAAGTTTCCTGAGGAGTCATGTAAAGATGGCAAAGTACTTCCAAAGGCTCATTGGTATGGACAAGAGATTCGAAATTGTGGTTCCTAGAACATTTGCTATGGTGTGTTTTCGAATTAAACCAGCTGCCATTTTCCCTCATGAAGGTGAAAATGGTGGGGAGGTTTATCTGATAGAAAATCAAGTGAATGATATCAATGCAAAGTTGCTGGAATCAGTTAATGCGTCAGGGAAGATATATATGACTCATGCTGTGGTAGGAGGGGTGTACATGATTCGGTTTGCTGTGGGTGCTACTCTCACTGAGGAGCGACATGTCACTTCGGCATGGAAGGTCGTTCAAGAGCACACAGACGCATTACTTGGTGAATTGAATGGTAATACTACTAATCTTGGGTTCCTGGATTGA